The Ziziphus jujuba cultivar Dongzao chromosome 7, ASM3175591v1 genome includes a region encoding these proteins:
- the LOC107425228 gene encoding protein DETOXIFICATION 27, with translation MAEEAKVPLLEELIASSSDVLKEEDKNGDYGNLSQKVRIESKKLWHIVGPTIFSRLASYSMFVITQAFAGHLKDHEFAAISIAFNVIAGFAFGLMLGMASALETLCGQAFGAKKYHMLGVYMQRSWVVLLLCCVLLLPLYLFASPVLELLGQPHDVAEISGLVAICMIPLHFSFAFQFPLQTFLQSQLKTMVIAWVSLAALVVHVIVSWLFVYKLELGVVGTAITLNFSWWVLVIGHLGYTVCGGCPLTWGGFSIEAFSGLWEFVKLSAASGVMLCLENWYYTILILMAGNLNNAEIAVDALSICMVINGWELMIPLAFFAGTGVRVANELGAGNGKGAKFATVVSVTTSIIIGIFFWFLIMIFHNEIALIFSSSKPVLQEVNRLSVLLALTILLNSVQPILSGVAVGSGWQSYVAYINLGCYYLIGVPLGYFMGWVFNLGVMGIWAGMIGGTAIQTLILIIITIRCDWEKEAENASLHLLKWENS, from the exons ATGGCAGAGGAAGCAAAAGTTCCATTGTTGGAAGAATTAATAGCTTCTTCAAGTGATGTAttgaaagaagaagataaaaatggAGACTATGGTAATCTTTCTCAAAAGGTTAGGATAGAATCAAAGAAGCTATGGCACATAGTTGGTCCTACAATCTTTAGCCGCCTTGCCTCCTACTCCATGTTCGTCATCACACAAGCTTTTGCCGGCCACCTCAAGGACCATGAATTCGCCGCAATATCCATTGCTTTCAATGTCATCGCCGGCTTCGCCTTCGGTCTCATG CTGGGAATGGCAAGTGCTTTAGAGACGCTATGCGGGCAAGCTTTCGGGGCGAAGAAGTACCACATGTTGGGTGTATACATGCAGCGTTCATGGGTTGTTCTCTTGCTTTGCTGTGTTCTGCTTTTGCCTCTGTATCTCTTTGCCTCACCAGTTCTAGAGCTTTTGGGACAGCCTCATGATGTGGCAGAGATATCAGGGCTAGTAGCAATTTGCATGATACCACTGCACTTTAGCTTTGCGTTTCAGTTTCCATTGCAGACATTCTTGCAGAGCCAGCTTAAAACTATGGTGATTGCTTGGGTGTCTCTGGCTGCTCTGGTAGTGCATGTGATTGTGAGCTGGTTGTTTGTGTATAAGCTTGAGCTTGGAGTTGTTGGTACTGCTATTACTTTGAATTTCTCTTGGTGGGTTTTGGTGATTGGGCATCTGGGTTACACTGTGTGTGGAGGGTGTCCCTTGACTTGGGGTGGTTTCTCCATTGAAGCATTTTCTGGTCTCTGGGAGTTCGTCAAACTCTCTGCTGCTTCAGGGGTTATGCTCTG CTTGGAAAACTGGTACTACACAATACTGATATTGATGGCTGGAAATCTAAACAATGCAGAGATTGCAGTGGACGCTTTGTCCATATG CATGGTCATAAATGGATGGGAGCTGATGATTCCACTTGCATTTTTTGCTGGAACCGG AGTGAGGGTGGCAAATGAGCTTGGAGCAGGGAATGGAAAAGGAGCCAAGTTTGCCACAGTAGTATCAGTGAccacatccataattattgGTATCTTCTTCTGGTTTTTGATAATGATATTCCACAATGAGATTGccttaatattttcttcaagcAAACCTGTCCTGCAAGAAGTAAACAGACTCTCTGTTCTCTTGGCCCTCACAATTCTACTCAATAGTGTTCAGCCTATTCTATCtg GAGTGGCTGTGGGATCTGGATGGCAATCTTATGTTGCATACATAAATTTGGGTTGCTATTATCTAATTGGAGTGCCACTTGGATATTTCATGGGATGGGTCTTCAACCTAGGAGTCATG GGAATTTGGGCTGGCATGATTGGTGGGACAGCGATTCAAACCTTGATATTGATCATTATTACCATTCGATGTGATTGGGAAAAAGAG GCTGAGAATGCAAGTCTACACTTATTGAAGTGGGAAAACTCATAG
- the LOC107425204 gene encoding protein DETOXIFICATION 27-like, whose amino-acid sequence MAEEAKVPLLEELLASSTVVLKEKPDHEHENEDHGILVRKVWIESKKLWHIVGPAIFSRIVSYSMFVITQAFAGHLSDHEFAAISIAFNVIAAFSFGLMLGMASALETLCGQAFGAKKYYMMGVYMQRSWVVLFLCGILVLPLYLFASPFLKLLGQPHDVADISGVAAICLIPLHFSFAFEFPLLTFLQSQLKTLVIAWVSLASLAVHLFVSWLFVYKLQLGVVGTAITMNFSWWVLVIGHLGYTVFGGCPLTWAGFSTKAFSGLWEFVKLSASSGVMLCLENWYYTILILMAGSLNNAEIAVDALSICMTINTWEMMLPLSFFAGTGVRVANELGAGNGRAAKFATVVSVTTSIIIGIFFWSLIIMFHREIALIFTSSKPVLQEVSRLSVLLALTILLNSVQPILSGVAVGSGWQSYVAYINLGCYYLIGMPLGYFLGWVFKLGLMGIWAGMIGGTAIQTLILIIITIRCDWEKEAENASLHLLKWENAKQGH is encoded by the exons atggcaGAGGAAGCAAAAGTTCCTTTGTTGGAAGAATTATTAGCTTCTTCAACTGTTGTACTAAAAGAAAAACCAGATCATGAGCATGAAAACGAAGATCATGGTATTCTTGTACGTAAGGTGTGGATAGAATCAAAGAAGCTGTGGCACATAGTTGGTCCTGCAATTTTTAGCCGCATTGTCTCCTACTCCATGTTCGTCATCACACAAGCCTTCGCCGGCCATCTCAGTGATCATGAATTCGCTGCGATCTCCATTGCTTTCAATGTCATTGCCGCCTTCTCTTTTGGTCtcatg TTGGGAATGGCAAGTGCTTTAGAGACGCTATGTGGGCAAGCTTTTGGGGCAAAGAAGTACTACATGATGGGTGTATACATGCAGCGTTCGTGGGTTGTTCTGTTCCTTTGCGGTATTCTGGTTTTGCCTCTGTATCTCTTTGCCTCGCCATTTCTAAAGCTTCTGGGACAGCCTCATGATGTGGCAGACATATCAGGTGTAGCAGCAATTTGTCTGATACCATTGCATTTCAGCTTTGCTTTTGAGTTCCCATTGCTGACATTCTTGCAGAGCCAGCTTAAAACTTTAGTGATTGCTTGGGTATCCCTGGCATCTTTGGCAGTTCATTTATTTGTCAGCTGGTTGTTTGTGTATAAGCTTCAGCTTGGAGTTGTTGGTACTGCGATTACTATGAATTTCTCTTGGTGGGTTTTGGTGATTGGGCATCTGGGTTACACTGTGTTTGGTGGGTGTCCCTTGACTTGGGCTGGTTTCTCCACTAAAGCATTTTCTGGTCTCTGGGAGTTTGTCAAACTCTCGGCTTCTTCAGGTGTCATGCTCTG CTTGGAAAACTGGTACTACACAATACTGATATTGATGGCTGGAAGTCTAAACAATGCAGAGATCGCTGTGGATGCTTTGTCCATTTG CATGACCATAAATACATGGGAGATGATGCTTCCTCTTTCGTTTTTTGCTGGTACCGG AGTGAGGGTGGCAAATGAGCTTGGTGCAGGGAATGGAAGAGCAGCCAAGTTTGCCACAGTAGTATCAGTGAccacatccataattattgGTATCTTCTTCTGGTCTTTGATAATAATGTTCCACAGAGAGATTGCCCTAATATTTACTTCAAGTAAGCCTGTCCTGCAAGAAGTAAGCAGACTCTCTGTCCTCTTGGCGCTCACAATTCTACTAAACAGTGTTCAACCTATTCTATCtg GAGTGGCTGTGGGATCTGGATGGCAATCTTATGTTGCATACATAAACTTGGGTTGTTATTATCTAATTGGAATGCCACTTGGATATTTTTTGGGATGGGTCTTCAAACTAGGACTCATG GGAATTTGGGCTGGCATGATTGGTGGGACAGCAATTCAAACCTTGATATTGATCATTATCACCATTCGATGTGATTGGGAAAAAGAG gcTGAAAATGCAAGTTTACACTTACTGAAGTGGGAAAACGCAAAGCAAGGACATTGA